GGCATCGAGCTCACCAACGATCTGAAGAAGATCGACGAAGTGCGCCGCGAAGTCGGCATGGTATTCCAGCACTTCAACCTCTTCCCGCACCTGACGATCCTCGAAAACTGCACGCTTGCGCCGATCTGGGTGCGCAAGATGCCGAAGAAGCAGGCCGAAGAAATCGCGATGCACTTCCTGAAGCGCGTCAAAATCCCCGAACAGGCCAACAAGTATCCGGGCCAGCTTTCGGGCGGCCAGCAGCAGCGCGTGGCGATCGCCCGTTCGCTGTGCATGAAGCCGAAGATCCTGCTCTTCGATGAGCCGACCTCGGCGCTCGACCCGGAAATGGTCAAGGAAGTGCTCGACACCATGGTGTCGCTCGCCGAAGAAGGCATGACCATGCTGTGCGTGACCCACGAAATGGGCTTCGCACGCCAGGTGGCCAACCGCGTAATCTTCATGGACCAGGGCCAGATCGTCGAGCAGAACTCGCCGGCCGAGTTCTTCGACAATCCGCAGCACGAGCGCACCAAGCTTTTCCTCAGCCAGATCCTGCACTAGGATCGGCCGAGACGACACGAAAAGAAGCCCGCCTCATCGAGGCGGGTTTTTTCGTCCTAGCCGTTCTCGATCCTACTCGACGCGATAGCGCAGGGTGCCAACCGACCAGTGGATGCCGCGCGTGTCGAGATCCTCGGTCCAGTTCTTCTGCAGCCGCGCGACGATCTCGCTCAAGGTCTCGCGCGCATCGACCTCCACCTTGAGGCCCCGCGACATTGGCGCAAGATCGCTCAGGTCGACCGCATCGCTGACGACAAGCGCAACGAAAATGCCGTCCCCCTCACCCGATGCCTCGAAATCGAAGCCGTAATATTCATCCGGCAAGGTCAGCGGCACGCCCGGCGCCAGCGTCGTGATCTTTTGCGCAAACTCGTTGGGAAATATCTGTGTTGCCTTGCCCTGGCCGCTGACATCGAAAAGCAGGAGATTGCCGGCCGTGCGGCTGTTGACCGTCAGTTTGAAGACCTCACCGGCCTTCATGGTGGTCGGCCTATCGATCGAGAGCATGACATCGGCGGCTTCGCTCTTGCCGATGATATCACCGATGGCATCGATGGCGTTGACCGCCTGATAGACCGGCACCGCCGCATCCGGGGTGTTCGCGTTCTGGTCCGCGCCCTGCCCGTTGCCATCCGCATCGCGCTTTTCCGGCACCATCGCGCTGTCGCCGAGCGCCTCGGGCTTGCCGTCCAGTTGCGGGTCGAGATTGCCGCATTCTTCCTGCGAGGCGCAGTAGGACGCAGATTGCGCCTTTACATACTCCAGAAGCTCGGCGTTGCTCGTCAATCCGTTGCCATTGGCATCGGCAGCGTTGCCGGTCTGGCCGGCGACGAAGGCTGCTGTGAAAACACCATGCCGATCCGCAGTCGGAAGCCGGGCATCGTCCCAGGCGACCTGATAGGGCGCCGCCGCGCTCCAGGCGGTCACCCCGGCTTCCACGAGCTTCGTCTTGTCGACGAGGGCAAGATCGATCCGAAGGCCGCGGGTCAGCGCCTGCTCGACCGGCTTGGCATCGGGACGCGGGAGAAAGCGGGCGCCGTCGATAGGTTTCGCAATGTCCTCGGACAGCGACCGGGAGATCGTGCCGGAGTGACAGGCATCGATCACGACCGTCACCGCGCGCCCCTTCAGGCGCTCCAGCACCGCATCGATCTCGTCGTCGAGGACAGCGCCTTTCCAATCCGTTTCGCCGGCAGCGATGTCGGCAGGCGCAATCGCTTCATCCAGCCCATCCGCCTCATCGCCATCCGCATCCGTCACCTGCAGGCCGTGGCCTGAAAAATAGAGATAGACGCGATCGCCGGGCTTGGTCGCATCGACAAGCCAGCCGTTCATGGATGACAGGATTTCCGCTCTGGTCGCCTGCCCGTCCTTCAGCACGCGGATCGACGTACTGTCGAAGCCGAGCCGTTCCGTAAGCAGCTTTTGCATCGCGATGAGGTCGTTTGCCGGCCCCGGCAGCGAAAACTCCGCCGGCAGGTTCTGATAGTTGCCGACCCCGATCAGCAATGCCCGATCGCCGGCGACGGCAGGAGCGGTGAGCAGCGTGAAACACGCAAGGATATGGAAGAACAACACCCACGATCTCAGGCTCGCGCTCATTGGCCCTGACCTCTCGTGTAAAGCGGTTGAACGGCAATCGTACTTTCGCTCCCCTCCAGGCGCGTTTCGAGCAAGCGCAGCAACGCCGCAGCATCGAGGTTCGAATTGGCGAAGGCGGCCGCGATCGCATCGACAGGCGCATTGGTCGCGATGGCGACCAGATGGTCCGCGCCGAAGGGTTTGACCACTTCCAGGTCACGCAGCTTGAAGGCATGGCTTTCGCTTCCGGCAATCTGCACGTCGAGCAGCTGCGCTTCACCTGTGTTGGCGAGGTTGAAGACCAGCATGTTGGCATAGCCGCCCTGCGGCGCCTCCACATTCAGGCGGTCGCCGGCAAAATAGATGTCCTTGACGGGTTTTAGCGAAACGGCCCCCGGGCTCTGCGCCGCCAGCGCCTTCAGAAAATCCACCAGGACGAATTTGTCGACCACGCCCTGGAGCCTTTCGGGCGCGACATGTTCGGCGGCGACGTCTCCGTTCGGCGTATAGAAGACCCCGGATGCTGCCTCCCACCGATAGGGCATGCCATCGCCGCCGATATTGGCAAGATCAGGCATCTCACCGACGACGCGCAATGGCAGCGTACCCGTCCATCCGGTTTCGCGTGGCGACTTCAGCGTCTGCTTCGTGCCACTCGCTGTTGGCGCCACGCCGAACTTGGCGCTGCGCGGCAGGGACAGCACGATCTCCTTGTCGGAGCGCGCCAACTGTGGCGTGAAGTTCGGCACCTGCAAGGCTTCCGATTGCAGCTTGACGTTGGAAAACACATAGTCTTCGAGTTCGACCCGCGAAATCCGACCGTCACCGTCGCGATCGGCGGCGCCTTCCAATGCACGGGCAAAGCTCCAGCTCAGGGCGCCGCGCGGCTCGCCGCCGATCACCACCTCCGGCGTCGGCTGGCTTTCGAGCGATGCGGCGAGGATCGTCACCTGCGACAGCTCCACATCCCTCACCTTGGCGCCGGACAGCGCCTCCTTCGACGGCGGCGGCACCTTGGCGCGCACCATCGGCGCCAGCCGCGTCTTGCCGGAGATCGAGCGGTTCATGCCGCCGGAATAGCAGCTGTCGGAGACGAACAGCACGTGAATGCCCTTGGCTTCCGCCTCCGCGAACCAGGCGCTGAGTTCGTTGTCGACGATGATTTCGCTCGCCGTCTCCTCGGCACGTGCCCGGTCGAAGCCCGGCAATTCCAGAAATTCGTCGAGCCCGTCTTCCTCGCTGCCGGCGACCAGCTCCGGCATCTGCGCACCGTGCCCGGCATAGGTGAAGACGATCGTATCGCCGCGCGTCGCACCCGCGACCAAATCGATCCAGGCGGAGCGTATGGCCGCCTTCGTTGCCTGCTCATTGACGAACTGGCGGATCGGGCCGACGTCAGCCGCCTTCAGCGCCTGCGCCACATCGAGCGCATCCTTGACCGCGCCGTCGAGGCTCACTTCGTGCGGATAGACATCGACGCCGACAACAAGCGCCGAGGTCGCCGCGGTGGCGACGGATGCAGGCAAGGCGATCAAGCCTGTCGCCAACAGGATTTCGCGCAGCCCCTTCACTTGCCCACATCCACTTCCACCCGCCGGTCGAGCTGGTTCAGCATCATCTCGTCATAGGCACTCGGATCGTCCGGCTTGAACGGCTCCTCCTCGCCCTTGCCGACAACGGTCCAGGTGCCGGGATAGCCTGCATCGACAAGGTAATGCGCCAGGGCCTCGGCACGGGCGATCGACAAGACCATGTTCGCTTCTGGCGTGCCGACCGGGTCGGTGTGACCGATCAGGGTGATTGCGGGCGGCTTTGCCGACTTCAGGCATTCGAACAGATCCTTGGCCGACTCGAGACCTTCAGGCGTGAACTCGGCCGTGCCGAAGACATAGCGCACCGGCGTCGCCTTCTTCCGGATCGAGACGCCGCGATAGGAAAACCTGCAGGCGCCGCGCGCGGCGAGCTTGACCGGCTTGGTTGCGGCGAGCCGCATTTCCGAGGCCAGGCGATCCAGCCGCTCGATATAGGCCTTGTCCGGCGCCATCCAATCGGGCGTCAGCTCCTCGCTTGCCGCATCCTCCAGTGCCTGCTGATAGGCTGTCGCCGCGGCGGCGTAATCCTTGCGCTCGCGCTTGATGTCGCCCAGTGCGTCGAGGATCTGCCAGGGGCCGCCGGCGTCGCGGCTTGCGGCCGTCAGCTCCGCTTCGAAGGTCTCAAGCTTGGCGCCGTACCCCACCGCCGCTGCAATGCGGTTGAAGGTTGCGAGCGCCACGACGCGCCGGGTCAGCGCGATCTCGGTCGCCGAGCAGCCCTTCATGTTTATGGGATCGGCCGCCACCTTGGTGCCGGCCTCGTCGGCGCGGTTCAACGCCTCCGAAGCCAGACGAAGGCCGTCGCAGGCCATGGCCGGCGCGGTGAAGACCGCCAAAGCGGCCGAAGCGAGGAGAAATGCCCGTAGCTGAACCATGGCTCGCCCATCAATCCTTGATCTCGAACGTCACCATCTGAACACTGCTGGCACCGGCATCGCCCTGCGCCCGCTTGGCCAGGTTGATCGCCAGCCCCCGCGTCGGCGGCAACCGCGACGTCGCGACATACTGCCGTGCCTTTTCCACCGTCAGCCTCTGGTCTCCGAGGCCGCCGGCGCGACAGAAGGCCAGCATCGTTTCGGCCGGCGCCGGCGTGTCGAAGGTGAGCGTGCCTGTGCCCGGCTGCGGGATCAGGCGCCGCTCGCCCGGCTTAAGCGTGGTGTTGCCGATCATGACGTCGGGGATGACCTCGACATTGCCGTTCTCCTCGACATAGAGGATCTGCAGTTCGCAGGCCTGGTTGGCAGTGAGTTCGAAGGAAAGCTCGTCGCCGACCTTCGCTGTCGTCGACTTCACGTTCAGTGCCAGTTCGAGCTTGTGGTCAGCCCCCGCATCGTCCTTGCGATAGTCCGGCACGGCGGCGGCGATCGACTGCGGCCTGGCGTCCGCCATCGGCTCGGAACCGGCAACGTTGATCGCCGTCGTGTCGAGCGGACGCCGCTGGGTGAGCGGCGCCATCAGCAACGCATATTGCTGCTCGACCTCGTTGCGCGGAATGGTGCCGCCGGCTTCCAGCGTCGTCACCCAGTCGATCCCGAGGCGCAGGACATCGGTGTTCGTAACCCGCTTGATCGCCTCGGAGAATTGCTTAGGCGTCATGTCGAACTCGGCCGCCAGGGCATCGAAATCGAGTTCGTCCTCGTACTTGTCGGCGAAGTAGGTGATGATCTCGGCCTCGCCCGGCGCGTGCTTGCTCTGGAGGCCACCATCGGGCGTTGGCTCGGTGACGCCGAGCACCTTCAGCGCGTTGACGAAGCGCTCCCGGTCCCTGCGATAGGTTTCGTCCAGTTCCTCCTGCTTCACATACATCGCAAGCAGTACATCCTGCTGGTCCTTGCTGAAGAGCGTCGATGTCTCGATCTGCTCGCGCAACTGATCACGCTTCGAAAGGATACCGTCGGCGTGGCAATCGACGCAGGACCGCGCATTGATGATCTCGACACCCTTGCCGATCGGTCGCTTACGGAACGACACGATCGTCGTCGGCCCGACGTCGAGCTGCTTTCCAGCTGATGTCGAGAGGTAGTAGCCCTGCAGGCCGTTCGGCAACGAGAAGATCATCTCGCCACCGTCATGCTCGAACGGCACGAGGCCCGCATCGAGCGGCGCCAACTCCCTCGGCCCGTGCGGGAAACGCTTCAGCACCTGCTTGCCGACGTCGCCGCCAAAATCATAGGACTTCCA
The nucleotide sequence above comes from Ensifer sp. PDNC004. Encoded proteins:
- a CDS encoding amino acid ABC transporter ATP-binding protein, which produces MANAATASKMTVSATDVAVEITGMNKWYGDFHVLRDINLKVMKGERIVIAGPSGSGKSTMIRCINRLEEHQKGKIVVDGIELTNDLKKIDEVRREVGMVFQHFNLFPHLTILENCTLAPIWVRKMPKKQAEEIAMHFLKRVKIPEQANKYPGQLSGGQQQRVAIARSLCMKPKILLFDEPTSALDPEMVKEVLDTMVSLAEEGMTMLCVTHEMGFARQVANRVIFMDQGQIVEQNSPAEFFDNPQHERTKLFLSQILH
- a CDS encoding caspase family protein — translated: MSASLRSWVLFFHILACFTLLTAPAVAGDRALLIGVGNYQNLPAEFSLPGPANDLIAMQKLLTERLGFDSTSIRVLKDGQATRAEILSSMNGWLVDATKPGDRVYLYFSGHGLQVTDADGDEADGLDEAIAPADIAAGETDWKGAVLDDEIDAVLERLKGRAVTVVIDACHSGTISRSLSEDIAKPIDGARFLPRPDAKPVEQALTRGLRIDLALVDKTKLVEAGVTAWSAAAPYQVAWDDARLPTADRHGVFTAAFVAGQTGNAADANGNGLTSNAELLEYVKAQSASYCASQEECGNLDPQLDGKPEALGDSAMVPEKRDADGNGQGADQNANTPDAAVPVYQAVNAIDAIGDIIGKSEAADVMLSIDRPTTMKAGEVFKLTVNSRTAGNLLLFDVSGQGKATQIFPNEFAQKITTLAPGVPLTLPDEYYGFDFEASGEGDGIFVALVVSDAVDLSDLAPMSRGLKVEVDARETLSEIVARLQKNWTEDLDTRGIHWSVGTLRYRVE
- a CDS encoding caspase family protein; its protein translation is MKGLREILLATGLIALPASVATAATSALVVGVDVYPHEVSLDGAVKDALDVAQALKAADVGPIRQFVNEQATKAAIRSAWIDLVAGATRGDTIVFTYAGHGAQMPELVAGSEEDGLDEFLELPGFDRARAEETASEIIVDNELSAWFAEAEAKGIHVLFVSDSCYSGGMNRSISGKTRLAPMVRAKVPPPSKEALSGAKVRDVELSQVTILAASLESQPTPEVVIGGEPRGALSWSFARALEGAADRDGDGRISRVELEDYVFSNVKLQSEALQVPNFTPQLARSDKEIVLSLPRSAKFGVAPTASGTKQTLKSPRETGWTGTLPLRVVGEMPDLANIGGDGMPYRWEAASGVFYTPNGDVAAEHVAPERLQGVVDKFVLVDFLKALAAQSPGAVSLKPVKDIYFAGDRLNVEAPQGGYANMLVFNLANTGEAQLLDVQIAGSESHAFKLRDLEVVKPFGADHLVAIATNAPVDAIAAAFANSNLDAAALLRLLETRLEGSESTIAVQPLYTRGQGQ
- a CDS encoding OmpA family protein, giving the protein MVQLRAFLLASAALAVFTAPAMACDGLRLASEALNRADEAGTKVAADPINMKGCSATEIALTRRVVALATFNRIAAAVGYGAKLETFEAELTAASRDAGGPWQILDALGDIKRERKDYAAAATAYQQALEDAASEELTPDWMAPDKAYIERLDRLASEMRLAATKPVKLAARGACRFSYRGVSIRKKATPVRYVFGTAEFTPEGLESAKDLFECLKSAKPPAITLIGHTDPVGTPEANMVLSIARAEALAHYLVDAGYPGTWTVVGKGEEEPFKPDDPSAYDEMMLNQLDRRVEVDVGK